A genomic stretch from Capricornis sumatraensis isolate serow.1 chromosome 4, serow.2, whole genome shotgun sequence includes:
- the POLR2F gene encoding DNA-directed RNA polymerases I, II, and III subunit RPABC2 isoform X1, translated as MSDNEDNFDGDDFDDVEEDEGLDDLENAEEEGQENVEILPSGERPQANQKRITTPYMTKYERARVLGTRALQIAMCAPVMVELEGETDPLLIAMKELKARKIPIIIRRYLPDGSYEDWGVDELIITD; from the exons ATGTCAGACAACGAGGACAA TTTTGATGGAGACGACTTTGATGACGTGGAGGAGGATGAAGGGCTCGATGACTTGGAGAATGCCGAGGAG GAGGGCCAGGAGAACGTTGAGATTCTCCCTTCTGGAGAGCGACCGCAGGCCAACCAGAAACGAATCACCACACCATATATGACCAAGTATGAGCGAGCCCGTGTGCTGGGCACCCGAGCCCTTCAGATTGC GATGTGCGCCCCTGTGATGGTGGAGCTGGAGGGGGAGACAGATCCTTTACTGATCGCCATGAAGGAGCTCAA GGCCCGGAAGATCCCCATCATCATTCGCCGCTACCTGCCCGACGGGAGCTACGAAGACTGGGGCGTCGACGAGCTCATCATCACCGACTGA
- the C4H22orf23 gene encoding UPF0193 protein EVG1, with the protein MASQERVETVTKGTGFWRCPKPTTYTPGTCELLRVMMKESKLTNFQQRHIMDTMKRGDTLPLQCNPTSSQRLLPSKQPSSAIYLPPILAARSHLRPARRCQANGAYSREQFKPQATRDLEKEKRRLQNIFATGKEPEERKRKPHPVRQEDPAPKLDRFEELVKEIQEREEFLADMEALGQGRQYRGIILTEISQKLQEMEDIDRKTSEELRKALATT; encoded by the exons ATGGCTTCCCAGGAGAGGGTGGAGACGGTGACCAAAGGAACAGGGTTCTGGCGCTGTCCCAAGCCGACCACTTACACCCCGGGGACCTGCGAGCTGCTCAGAG TGATGATGAAGGAATCCAAACTGACTAACTTCCAACAGCGCCACATCATGGACACCATGAAAC GAGGAGACACTCTCCCCCTGCAGTGCAACCCAACTTCCAGCCAGAGGCTCTTGCCTTCCAAGCAGCCAAGCTCAGCCATCTACCTGCCTCCCATCCTGGCAGCCCGGTCCCACCTCCGGCCTGCCAGGAGATGCCAAGCCAACGGGGCCTACAGCCGGGAGCAGTTCAAGCCTCAAGCCACCC GGGATCTGGAGAAGGAGAAGCGAAGACTCCAGAATATCTTTGCCACCGGGAAGGAGCCGGAGGAACGGAAAAGAAAGCCCCATCCTGTGCGACAAGAGGACCCAGCCCCTAAGCTGGACCGCTTTGAAGAAT TGGTGAAGGAAATTCAGGAGAGGGAAGAATTCCTGGCTGACATggaggccctggggcagggcagACAGTACCGCGGGATCATCCTTACTGAAATCTCCCAG AAACTACAGGAAATGGAAGACATTGACCGCAAGACGAGTGAGGAACTTAGGAAGGCTCTTGCCACCACTTAA
- the POLR2F gene encoding DNA-directed RNA polymerases I, II, and III subunit RPABC2 isoform X2: MSDNEDNFDGDDFDDVEEDEGLDDLENAEEEGQENVEILPSGERPQANQKRITTPYMTKYERARVLGTRALQIAMCAPVMVELEGETDPLLIAMKELNYFQKAFKGAEVQG; encoded by the exons ATGTCAGACAACGAGGACAA TTTTGATGGAGACGACTTTGATGACGTGGAGGAGGATGAAGGGCTCGATGACTTGGAGAATGCCGAGGAG GAGGGCCAGGAGAACGTTGAGATTCTCCCTTCTGGAGAGCGACCGCAGGCCAACCAGAAACGAATCACCACACCATATATGACCAAGTATGAGCGAGCCCGTGTGCTGGGCACCCGAGCCCTTCAGATTGC GATGTGCGCCCCTGTGATGGTGGAGCTGGAGGGGGAGACAGATCCTTTACTGATCGCCATGAAGGAGCTCAA CTACTTCCAGAAAGCATTTAAGGGAGCAGAGGTGCAGGGATAA